From Anopheles arabiensis isolate DONGOLA chromosome 3, AaraD3, whole genome shotgun sequence, a single genomic window includes:
- the LOC120903421 gene encoding protein IWS1 homolog 1-like: protein MESVDPSKTDFELMRDSKKRKLPWWKTPNAPIICKRIVKNLLRRMYAAAREDIELRKQHKQVTKKLALLNEFLDALRKRYLHPTLLDRGVLSVIELWLKPAANGELTNSQITRGLLRSMLELSGVTRTHLERCKVVEVVFALQNRRDEMHDNQRMASELIHRWARLRTSKCSLVTPGKASVRAPDIDARTEPKVAPQLDSFHQSPRLLCTDS from the exons ATGGAATCAG TCGACCCGAGCAAGACGGATTTTGAGTTGATGCGCGATAGTAAAAAGCGCAAGCTACCGTGGTGGAAAACCCCAAACGCACCGATCATATGTAAGCGGATTGTGAAGAACCTGCTGAGGCGCATGTATGCGGCCGCCCGTGAAGACATCGAGCTGCGCAAGCAACACAAGCAGGTAACGAAGAAGTTGGCGCTGCTGAACGAATTTCTGGACGCACTGCGGAAGCGCTACCTCCACCCAACCCTACTGGACAGGGGCGTACTGAGTGTGATAGAGCTGTGGCTAAAGCCGGCTGCAAATGGAGAACTTACCAACAGCCAGATAACGCGCGGACTGCTGCGATCGATGCTCGAGCTGTCCGGCGTTACGCGCACGCATTTGGAGCGGTGCAAAGTGGTGGAGGTTGTGTTTGCGCTGCAAAATCGCCGGGATGAAATGCACGACAACCAGCGGATGGCAAGCGAGCTAATTCATCGGTGGGCACGGTTGCGCACTTCGAAATGTTCGTTAGTGACACCAGGAAAGG CATCAGTGCGCGCTCCCGATATTGATGCCCGTACCGAACCGAAAGTTGCCCCACAGCTCGACAGCTTTCATCAGTCACCCAGACTTTTGTGCACGGATAGTTAG